TACCGCTGATGCTCGGGTTCCGCAGAGCGCCCTGGGTAAGAGCCCTGTGACGAAGTGGCGACTTCCTGTTTTGTTCAACATTTCAAACGTCACGCTGCAGTGCCCCCTGTTGACTCTTCACAAAACTGTGGTGGACAAGAAGGCCAAAGGTTATGGACAGACCGCGGTGGACAGATTAAAGCAACATGACACGTCTTTTTTTAAGACTCGGTATCCAAGGTGGCGGACCCTGCGGTGCTCAAGGTTACGTGCGGCTCGCGAGGACACACAGCTGTCCGCGAAAAGGTGCGGACCGCAGGCGAGACCGCGGGCCAGCTGTACGTATGGGCGTGAATCTGGATGAGTGAGCCTTGGCAGTTGATCCCCAGTATCCTGCTTGATCTTCTAGATAAGGGTCACGGGTACGAGTCGATGTTGCTGGTGCGTCCAGTGCGCAGACGCAGAGGTGTCTGTTTCAGGGGCGCCGGGGTGCGGTTGCCAGGTGTCGTGCGGCGGGACCAGAGCTCACTTTTCAGCCCCTTTCTGCAGCACGGCGAGCAGCTTGTCGAGAAAAGGGCTCCGAAcccgcgcacgcacacacgcacacgcacaggtCCTCCTTGCAGTCCTTTCAGGACAAAGTCGGCAGACGTGAAGACGGGGAAGTTTTGACTGCGCTGTCGCCGTGAGTCCCGCGGCGGTTGAGCCCCAAGTCCGGCCGTTCCGAGGCTCGTCGCCTGTGGACGCCATGGCCTTCCCGCGGGCCGGAGCGGCcgccctcctgctgctcctggggACCTTGGAGACGTGTCGCTGCCAGACTCCAGGTACGGCGACGGGCTGCGGGCATGGTGGCGCTGTGCCTTCGCCAAAAATGCCAAAAGCATCTCATGTAAATACTGAAAGATTGACGTTTCTGaatgtgtagcagaaacacgtTGCGAATGTGTGTGAGGAAGGTGGAACAGCAGCCCCAGGGTGCAGAGGAGGGTGGTGAACTCAAGCGTGTGGTGACTGGGAGGGGAGTTGTAGCATTTCGGGGGACTTGTAGAGGACACAGGTTCGACGccccccctcctgctctccttcaCGCCTGGggcaaaagcagaaagaaagcaTTTGAGTTGGAGGCCCAGCTATCCACCCCTCACCtacacctctgtgtgtgtgtgtgtgtgtgtgtgtgtgtgtgtgtgtgtgtgtgtttgtgtgtggccCTCATGCTAACTGACCTTCCGGGTGCTCTGTGGCAGATGACTGCGGCCGCCTGGACACCTGTGACGGCTGCATCAGTGGGGACCCTTCACTCAACCTGACCGGCTGTGTGTGGAGCCAGTGTGACGATGGTGAGAGCTGATGGATGGTCGGACAGAGAgggggatacacacacacacacacacacacacacacacacacacacacacacacacacacacacgcacacagacactcacacagacatgcactgcacacacagctgtgcatgAAACCAGATCGCCTTTCCAGCTCATGAGCCCAGAAACTCCACACCATGTGAATGAATAGTTAATAAGCTAAGACTTGTGTGTGAAATCACTCTTGACCAGGAgcacaatgcacacacacacacacacacacacacacacacacacacacacacactgccagggACCTGCAGAGAAGAACGGTAAAGCAAGAAAAAACCGAGCATGGGCGCAGTGGCAGGACGATTTCACTGTCCTGGAGACACTGTCTTGTCTCGTTGCTACGGTAACTGTTTCTTTGTTCACTGTGAGGAGCACACCTGGTTGCCGTGGCAACCAAGATGCTGGCACCCACATCGGAGAGGCCCAGGGAGGTCTGTCCCTCAACGAGTTCGCATTAAGTGACGTTGCGATGGCACGCAGACTTCCTTGAGTGAGGCATCCCGCCCATCGACACGCGACCACAGCGTCACCGCTGGAGCTGAGCAGGTGGTGCAAAGGCGGCGATGAAGCTCAGAGACACCAACGCAGGTGGCGAAAAGCCCTGACGTTGTACTCTCAGTGTCACCATCGCTGTCACCGTTGTGTCTACGTGCCACTCAGCGGGAGACAGCCAAATACCCAGCATTCCCGCGTTCCACCCGCTGTGTGACACCTGCTGTCACATGACGCCGCTGTGTGCGGAACCCCGGGCGTCTCCATGGAGACAGGCTCCTCCGCATGCAAAGCCCTCGAGAAGTCCACTGGTTTCacgcgtgtgtatgtgtgcaataCACTGCAGAATGTTGGTGAAcgggaaggtgtgtgtgtgcgtgtgtgtgcgtgtgtgtgcgtgtgtgtgtgtgtgtgtgaatacataATGCTGAGGACTGTATCGGTGCATTGAACAAATTAACTGAGATTCCTGAAAATGATGCTAAATTCTGCTGTATTCACACACTGCGTAGCAGCGCCTGTGTTTTCTGTTGCAAACGCAGCAGGGATGATGAGTCATGTGATGCGCTGCTCTGTCCCCAGGGAATGTCACAGGCTGCGTGCGCGACGGCGATGACTCCGAGGGCTGTTCCGTCCTCAACGACACATCCACATGTCCAGGTGAGCAGCCTGCAGGACCGCTGGGCGCAGGAGGACACACctgtgcgcgcacacgcacacgcgacCGACAGTGATGGAGATGCAGGCTGGTCTAAAGCTGAGACATGTAGACCGATGCTTACTTTTTACTCGGATGAGCAGAAATTGAAAACAACACATACGTGCGTGTGTGcttgcgcgtgcgtgcgtgctccAGTCACCTCTTAGTACCATCTCAGTGGCGTCTGTCTGCTTGTTTTTGACCCCCGCGGTGCCCCCCGCTCACTCGTGCACACGTGACGTCCAGCGTCCGACACGTCGACGACCAGCAGCGCCGGGACGGGTGAGTCTCCCCGTCCGGAACATGCGTGTCTTCAGTGCGAGGTCTGTGTTACGGGGTGAGAAACATCACACACTCTGGGGTTGATGATATTATTTTCATCATGGCTGAGGATCTCAGGACCCCCCCAGGTGGATACCCCCCATTCCCCCGTTGCCCTAAAGACACAATTACATGTCCGGCTCCTTAACCGCACCCACCCGCAGACTCCCCCACGGAGCCCGGCCCCGTGTACTCGCAGGCCAAGTTCAACCTGTCCAGCTTCGTCGGGGGCATCGTCCTCGTGCTGAGCCTGCAGGCCGGAGCCTTTTTCGCCATGAGGTTCATCAGGACCAAGGACAGCAGCTACGAGACCATGTGAgcgaggaggagctggaggaggcgctgtgtgtgtgtgtgtgtgtgtgtgtgtgtgtgttgggggggctcCAAGCTCActtcctgtgtgtttctgtttcctgTCCCTTCCCGCCACACAGAGAGCAAACGCAGTAGAGGAAGATCACAAGGAAGAGTGGAGACCAGAGGGATCAAAGGGCCGGAGTGGCCTGGAGGGATCAGAGGGAGGAGTGAACAGcaggggtggggtgtgtgtgtgtgtgtgtgggggggggggggcatggcaATGACAGTCATCGGTGTGACATGAAATACTGGACGTATAGAGAGAGATAATGTGTCTAATAATCTGTTCTTGTTCTGGTCCCAGAGAGAACTGGTGATGTGATGGGTCCCGGCCGAtgagccccacacacacacacacacacacacacacacagggtttgGTTGCTTCCTTTCTTTAGCAGTGTGTCTCATTCATTGTGTTTTGAATCTACGCCCACGGAAGGTGTCTCTTATTGCTGTTTTTGATTTACtgcgtgtttgtttttcagtctcCTGTGTGttcctctccacacacacacacacacacacacgcacacactggtGTTCTTGCTTGTGTTTATGTTCCTCAATAAAAAGTGATCGGACCGGGTTCGACGTCTCTTTACTTCAGTGATGCTGTGTCTCAGGCGAACTTTCCAGAAATGCCAGTAAGACAAGAATGACGCCAAACAATTACTTTAAGTCCACTGTGCACTAACTAACACCGCCGCTGCTGTCacctctcacactcacacaccatatTTTATACActcatttactttaatttcctTTCACGAAGTTCCGCAATGTTCTCGAATGTTCTTCTCTTCGCTCACATCAATATCAGTTGCTGCCCCACGAGCACAGCGCGAGCGCTCCTCACTTTGCCCGCGCTTCGTGCTCagtcgggggcggggggggggagttcgCGTGACGGCGCGTGACGCCGCAGgtaatcccccccccacctcgtCTCCCTGCCTCAGGACGACTGAAGTTCGCCTGCTTCCTCCAATCAGCGCAGCCCGCGCCTCCGCGGGAGCCAATCGGCCGTGGAGACTCGCGGCGAGGCTCCGCGCGCCCGGCCGATGACGTGGGGACCGTGACGACACCTGTGTTGACAGGAGCCACGGCCGGCCTCGCGCTCCCGCTCCGGCGAGCGTCTCGTGCCCTTCGGAGGAGCCCTCCGCGAGACTCGCAGTCCGCGGATGCACGAGCGCACCGATGGCCGCGCTGTACGCGTGCACCAAGTGCAACCAGCGGTTCCCGTTCGAGGCGCTGTCCCAGGGCCAGCAGCTGTGCAaggtgagcgagcgagcgagcgaggccGGCCGGGGGGGGCGCGGAACGATGCCATGGGCCAAGGCATGGACATGATCACGGTGGCCTCGATCGTAGGCGAGAAAGAGCGCGAAAGACCCCgggacgagagagagagagagagagagagaaagagagagagagagagagcgcccgcccgtccgtccgtccgtccgcgcAGCTACGCTCGCGCTGTGTTTATTTACCACGCTACACCGAGTGTCTCGCTACAGTTACATAAAGTAGTCGCGCGGGTGCGGGTCTGCGTGACGTCACCTTCAGCCGTCTCACGCGTGCGTCGTCATGGACACGAGCCGCGTTTCCTCCCGTCTCGCACCGCGGCGCTCGAGCTCATTGGACGCAGTGGAGGACGGCAGAGTGACCGGCGGCGCGCACGTGCCGTAGCGTCAAGCGGAACGCTGGACTTGGGCCAATCCAGCGCGGAGCTGCGACGTAACATGTAGTTACAGTgtcatcctgtgtgtgtgtgtgtgtgtgtgtgtgttcgttctcCTCCTGGGGAGTAGCGACGCCTCCCTtgttccattattattattattattattattattattgtgtatgACCGCTCCTGACTGACCAGTTAAATGGCACACACAGCTCTTTGGGAGGCTGTCCTTTCTACACTCTAGCCAACctagtgtgtgtctctctctctcactcacactcactcactcactcactcactcatacacacacactgaagtaAAGAGACGTGGAACCCGGTCCAcactccagtgtgtgtgtcgaATCCCTGGTCTCTTGTGACCTCCTCACAAGTTTAGGCGCGTTGGGGGCGCTTttacccgccgtgccaccgaGTTCCCTCCCTCCGAAATCCTGGGACACGTGCCCACACACCCCGAGCTGCTCGCTCCCACCTGTACTTGGAGGAGGGGGCTGAACCCGGTGGGGGCGGAGTCTCACCTGGACAGCATCACCCGGAGAGCTGGGCGCCTCCCTTCTCACCTGCGTTCCTGTTATCTGGGAGGGATCTGCTCACCTTGGTCCAGGTGTGCTCCTGGTGCATTGTGGTCCACCTGCTTCTTCACGGTACCTGCAGACAGAACTGTgatgaaccccccccccgctgaCATCGTTGCCTCACTTTCTGTGACCTTTGATGACACCATCATGTTTTCCGGCAGGAGTGCCGCATCGCCCACCCCATGGTGAAGTGCACCTACTGCCGCACTGAGTTCCAGCAGGAGAGGTAGGCTCCGCCCACCTGCACCGCCCTGCTCCgagtgcgtgtgagagagagagagagagagagagagagagagagagagagagcgagagcaagagcaagcaagcaagcaagcaagcaagcaagcaagcaagcaagcaagcaagctctgcctgtcctgtcctgtcctgctgaTGGCGCTGTTGTTCCCCTCTGTGCAGTAAAACCAACACCATCTGCAAGAAGTGCGCTCACAACGTGAAGCTCTACGGCAcggtgagtgtgtgcgtgtgtgtgtgtgtgtgtgtgtgcgcactctTCTTCCTGTTCGGTTTGCTGCGGgtgcagcgccccctgctgaatGCACCGCGTCCTCCGTCCCCCCCCGACCGCAGCCCAAGCCGTGCCAGTACTGCAACATCATTGCGGCCTTTATCGGCAACAAGTGTCAACGCTGCACCAACTGGGAGAAGCGGCACGGCCCCCCGCAGCCCTGCGAACAGTGCAAGCAGCAGTGCGCCTTCGACCGCAAGGACGACCGCAGGAAGGTCAGTGCCGCcgccgcgcgcgcgcctgcGTGTACACGCGCACACCTGTCTGAGAGGGCGTACCTGTACCTGGACGCGCAGGTGGACGGAAAGCTGCTCTGCTGGCTCTGCACGCTCTCCTACAAGCGGGTGCTCCAGAAGACGCGGGAGCAGCGCAAACAGCTCGCCTCCTCCTCGCACACGTCCCTCTCGCAGAAGGAGCAGCTGGCGCACCTCAGCAGCGGCCACTACAACAGGTAGGGCTCCACCTAGGGCCAGGTACACCCACGCTGTCGCACCATCCGGGGCATCAGCTCCAGAAGTATAGCGCTTGTCTGGGCTGTCGGTCACCGATGGAGCGATCCGCCGTCACACCCGTCTCACCCGTTGCACCTGTCGCACTTGTCTCACCTGCTGGATGTGTTGAACCTTTTGCACCTGTTGGACCTGTCTCACCTTTCTCACCTTTCTCACCTGTCTATACCTGTTTTCAGCCAGAAGACCCTGTCCACGTCCTCGCTGCAGAATGAGATCCCCAAGAAGAAGGCCAAGTTCGACAGCATCTCCACCAACGGGGACAGGTGAGGAAGCGCTGGGGGGCGCTGCGGACAGTTGGTTATGGTAAACTCCGGTAAACTCCGGTAAACTCTAGTAAAAGTGGTGACTGCCGATCCACAGGATGTGCCGTCTCCCAGTGAGGAGTGCAGTACACCTTTACACCTTTACACCTGTACACCTTTAGGGGGCAAAGTCATGCTGACTTTATCTAGTGGAGCAGCATGCGGAAATTTTACCGCATTTCATTGGAGTAAGAAACACATAGAGCTT
This genomic interval from Scleropages formosus chromosome 23, fSclFor1.1, whole genome shotgun sequence contains the following:
- the cd164l2 gene encoding CD164 sialomucin-like 2 protein; this translates as MAFPRAGAAALLLLLGTLETCRCQTPDDCGRLDTCDGCISGDPSLNLTGCVWSQCDDGNVTGCVRDGDDSEGCSVLNDTSTCPASDTSTTSSAGTDSPTEPGPVYSQAKFNLSSFVGGIVLVLSLQAGAFFAMRFIRTKDSSYETIEQTQ
- the LOC108931804 gene encoding protein FAM76A-like isoform X1, giving the protein MAALYACTKCNQRFPFEALSQGQQLCKECRIAHPMVKCTYCRTEFQQESKTNTICKKCAHNVKLYGTPKPCQYCNIIAAFIGNKCQRCTNWEKRHGPPQPCEQCKQQCAFDRKDDRRKVSAAAARAPACTRAHLSERAYLYLDAQVDGKLLCWLCTLSYKRVLQKTREQRKQLASSSHTSLSQKEQLAHLSSGHYNSQKTLSTSSLQNEIPKKKAKFDSISTNGDSLSPDPALDSPGTDHFVIITQLKEEVASLKKVLHQKDQLILDKEKKITELRAEFQYQESQMRTKMNQMEKTHKDLVEQLQTRNRELMKQVAALSKGKKPTMMSP
- the LOC108931804 gene encoding protein FAM76A-like isoform X2 yields the protein MAALYACTKCNQRFPFEALSQGQQLCKECRIAHPMVKCTYCRTEFQQESKTNTICKKCAHNVKLYGTPKPCQYCNIIAAFIGNKCQRCTNWEKRHGPPQPCEQCKQQCAFDRKDDRRKVDGKLLCWLCTLSYKRVLQKTREQRKQLASSSHTSLSQKEQLAHLSSGHYNSQKTLSTSSLQNEIPKKKAKFDSISTNGDSLSPDPALDSPGTDHFVIITQLKEEVASLKKVLHQKDQLILDKEKKITELRAEFQYQESQMRTKMNQMEKTHKDLVEQLQTRNRELMKQVAALSKGKKPTMMSP